The region CAAATAAAGTATTAAACAAAGATGGATATTTTATTTTTGATGTAAACTCATATTTTGGTTTTAGTGAAGTTGCACAAGGTTGTATCACTATAAATTTAGAAGATAAATTTATTGCAATAGATGCAATATTTGAAGATGAAAAACTTATAACTGATTTAGTACTATTCTCTAATAGGGATGATAACTTATATAAAAAAGAAGCTGACAGTATTACTCAGTATTTTCATGAAATAACTTATCTTAAAAACCTTTTGACAACTTGTGGTTTTAAAGTTGAGCAGATAAAAGAGTTTAATCTTCATGGTTATGAAGAAGCAGACAAACTAATATTTATTTGTAAAAAAATCTAATTTTGTAATCAAAATATCACTATCTTCTACTAATATATAAAAAATATTTAGGTAGTTGATATGAACTTACGTAAACTAATGCTTATCTCTATAAGTATTTATGTTCTTATAATTTTTACAGATTTAAATGATATTGTCTATGCTAAAGTAAATAGTGTTAAAAATGATATTAAAAATGTAAACTCTTCTTTAGAGTTATCAAATTACAAAGTTTCAATTGAAGCAAAAGAGATTAAATCTATAAAAGACAACTTATCTGGAATAACATATTGTAATGAAACAAATACTCTTTTTGCAATTACAAATAGTCCAAGAGATATTTATGAGTTAACACTGGATGGTGAAATACTTAGAAAAATAGAGTTAATTGGTTTTAGTGATACTGAAGGGATTAGCTATTTGTATGATAATCTATTTGCCATTGTAGATGAAAAAAATCAACAAGTTTATACTTTTCCTATAAATAAAGATACAAAAAAAATAGATATATTTCATCTAAGAGATGTATTTACTCTTAAGATAAATACCTATGAAAATTTTGGATATGAAGGTGTTTCATACAATAAAAAAGATGATGTAATATTTATTGTAAATGAAAAATTTCCTTCAGAGTTAATAAAAATAAAAAATCTTATCAGCAAAAAAAATATGAATATCTCTTTTGGAGATGGAAAAACTGTATTTAACAATTTTATGGGGGATTTTTCTGGAATATATTTTGATTCAAAAAGTGAAGATTTATTGTTTTTAAGTGATGAGTCAAAAATGATTGCACAGATTGACCAAAATGGAACACAATTAAGTTTTATTCAACTTGAAAAGGGTTTTTTAGGTCTAAAAAAAAATATACCTCAAGCTGAGGGGATAACTATGGATAAAGATGATACTCTTTATATTGTTAGTGAACCAAATCTTTTTTATTCATTTAAAAAAGAGAAACTATAGGTGCTCTAATTCAACTCTATTTTTACCTAATGATTTAGCTCTGTATAATGCATCATCAGCTCTTTTAAAAAGCTCAATCTTATTATCAGAGTTGTGGAATTGTGCAAGTCCTAAAGAGCAGGTAACTTTGTTTATCTTTTCAAAATCAAAGTTTTCTATTGTTTGCCGTATTTTTTCTGCAAAAAATGTGGCGTGTTCAAGATTTGTTTTTGGTAAAATTACCACAAACTCTTCACCACCCCATCTAGCAACTATATCACTTCCTCTAGATTTTGTTGTTAAGATTTTTGATATATCTTTAAGTACTTCATCTCCAAAAAGATGTCCATGATTATCGTTTAATAATTTAAAATCATCTATATCAAGTATCAACATACAGAAAGTTTCATCTTTTAGATTAGAAAACTCTTCAATATGGCTGTCTAATAGTTCATCAAATTTTTTTCTATTGTATAGTTTTGTTAAGTGGTCTAATGCAACTTTTGTTTCCAACTCAGAGGTTATTTGCATAAGGTGTTCATTTGTTTTGGATATTTTACTACCTTCCTCTTTTATAAGTTCAATCCACTTATTATAGAAAGTTCTTAAAAGCTCTTTTTGTGTTATAACTCCAGATATTTTTCCATCTTTATTTACTACAACTATTCTTTTATAGTGTTTCTTTTTTATAAAGTTAATTGCATTTGAAATAGTGGTGTCATCATATAAAGTATCAACGGGACTTGTCATATAATCTTTTATTGGTTTTGATAAGTCATAATCATAACGGATAACATCAATAAAGTCTTTAGTAGTGAAGATACCTTTTGGTTTATACTCTTTATTTAAAACAAGTATAGCATCTGTAGCACTATTATCTTTTAATAAAGAGATTGCCTCAAAAGTTGAAGAGTTTTCATTTGTAGTTATAGCTTTATATTGGTGAATTAATGATGAAATAGTTTGTTTTTCCATAATTAATTGAGGGTCAATATTATTTACAATATCTGTATATGAAACTATACCTAATAACTCATCTTTGTGTGTTATTACCATATATTCATCACTAAAATCAATATAATTTAAAACAGTTAATAGGTTCATATTCTTATCTAAAGCTTTTGCTTTAGGAATATTTAGTTTATATAAGGCAGTATCTTTATTGATATTTTCAATTTTAAATTGAAGTAGTTCCCTTGTTGTTAGTATATGAAAGCAGTTTTGTTTTTTGTTTTCTACAACTATTGTTCTTAAATTAGCTTTTGATAACTTATCAACTGCTTCATCTAATGTTTTTTCTATCCCAATAGAAACCACATTTGTAATAGATATATCATATACTGTAGGGATCATTATAGTCCTATTGCAGCTCTTATAACTTCCATTTTAGCAGAAGCCACTTTTCTAGCTTTTTTAGCACCAAAATCTAAAATCTCTTTTACTTCCGCTGGATGATTTAAAAGATAATCTCTTTTTTCAGTAAATGGCTCAAAATGTTCATTTATTTTCTCAAGAAGAGATAGTTTAAAGTGTCCATAACCTTCTCCTGGAGTTGCATATCTTTGTTGTAACTGTTTTAGTTCATCTTCACTCATAAATAGTTCACAAAGTTTATATACATTACAAGTAGTATAATCTTTAGCTTCATCTAACTCTTTAGAATCAGTTACAATAGACATAACTTGTTTTTTAACACCTTTTTTTGTTCCAAACATATCAATTGTATTTCCATAAGATTTTGACATTTTAGCTCCATCAGTTCCTGGAACTGTTGCAACCACTTCATCAACTTTTGCTTCTGGCATAACAAGAATATCTCCATAAACATTGTTAAAACTAGTTGCTATATCTCTTGTCATCTCCACATGTTGGATTTGATCTTTTCCAACTGGAACAATATTTGAATCATATAGTAAGATATCTGCAGCCATTAAAACTGGGTATGAAAACAATCCATGGTTTGCTTGGATACCTTTTGCAGTTTTATCTTTATATGAATGGGCTCTTTCTAATAATCCCATTGAAGTGTGATTTGATAATATCCAGTATAATTCAAGAACCTCTTTAACATCACTTTGTACCCAAAATGTAGATTTCTCTGGGTCCATACCTAAAGCTAAAAAGTTTACAACTGCTTCAAAAATATTTTTTTCTAAAATCTCTTTGTCTTTTACAGATGTTAACGCATGATAAGAAGCAATAAATGCAAAAAGATCACCATCATTTTGCGATTCAACCATTTTTTTAATCATTCCAAAATAGTTACCAATGTGGATTGTTCCACTTGGTTGAATTCCTGATAATATTCTCAAAATAAAATCCCTTAATTAATTTTTTGGAATTATATCTAAATTATCAATAAGAGCTAGTTAAGTAGCTGTTTATGTATTTTTGAATCTATATGGTCTAAATGTAATTGTAAATTATAATATTCACCCATAAATGATAAAGGAACCTTTGTTTCTTTACTTATCTCTTCTCTTAGTTTTTCTATATCTTTCAAATAATTGTTTAAAGTCTGTTTCTCTGCTTTATCTATCTCATTATCAATCTCTCTAATCTTTTCATACCATCTATATATTTTTGATCTCATTGTCCAATTATATAAAGGGAAAACACCTTTAAATAAAGGAAATAATAGTGTTAAAAGAGGAATTAAGAGTATTTTTAATCTATCTATATTTGAAGCTATCCAATAAGGAAATATTTTTTCTAACCAAGTATCTCCATATTTAAAATATTTATCTGCTTCTTCATCAAGTTCTATTTTCATATTATGTGAACTTGGAAATTGATTTGCTTTTGCAAATAGGTCTTTTTTACTATGTACTTCTACAACTTTTTTTAGAACCAATCTTTTTAATTCCTCTGAGAAATCTTCCCTTACTATTAAATTTGCAGTAGTAGAAAGGATATTAACATTATCATCTGGAAGGTTTTTATATAAATCTAAAGTTCCTTCATATAAAGTCAAAGCTTCAAGAAAAGTATATTTTCTACTATAAGCTCTGGCTCTTTTAAAACTAAAAAGATTTATTTTAGGGTCTGCTAATAAGTCATTTATTATAGGTGAGTTATGTGATGAAACTATAAAAAGAGCATCAATTTCACCTTTTTTTAGTGCCAGGCTAGCTTCTTTATTATTTAAATTTAAGATTTCTGCATTGTTATTGTTAATTCCATTGTCGTTTAATATTTTGTTAGCTAAATCTCTCGTGCCACTGCCCATATTACCTATTGAGATCTTTTTTGAAATTAATTGAATAATATAATCAATTGTAAAACCCTCATTTTTATAAAACACCCAAAGTGGCTCATAATATATAGATGCAAGGGACTTAATATCTTTAATATTTGAATCAAAGGTTGTACCATTTTGTATAAAAGCTATATCTGCTTTTTTCTCTTTAAGAAGCTCAATATTTTCTATTGAACCAGCACTTGTTATGATATTTACTTTTACTTTATCTTTTTCAAGAAGTTTTTTATATTCTAAAGCAGTTTTATAATAATTTCCATCTTTAGAACCTGTTGCAATTGTAATCTCTTTTTTAGGACTTGGTTGTATAAATTGAGCGGTAAAATAAAATGCAAAAAATATTGTGGCAATAATGGGCAAAAATAGAGTAATAAACTTTTTCATTAGAATCTCTCAAATTTATAAGATGTTAGATTATATCAAAAAAGTTTTTATTTCTATATTTGCAAACTTTTTTTGATATTTAGAGCTCTATTCTTCTCATAGGGGTTATTTATAGCTTTTTGAAGATATTTTTTTGTTTCTTTTTTATCTTCTAATTCATTAAAACTTAAAGCCAATAAGGTGAATTTTTGACCCTCTTCTTTTGAAGCTCTCTTTGTATTAAGTTTTTTTAGTGTTCTTATACTTTTATTATATTCTTGCTCATTAAAATGTATATTTGCTAAAAGTAGTTGATATTTAGCATCTTTACCAAAATCTGAATTTGTAAGTAATTGCTTAACTTTATTTTTTTGTTTTGCATAATTGTAGCAAGAGACTAAAATTTCAAAGTTCTTTTTGTTGTTTACTAAATATCCTTTATTTATTGCTTTTTCAAGAGTTTGGGCAGCTTTTAAATATAATTGGTTTTGAATTAATACATTTACAAAATATAAACTATTTTTTTCTATATTAACTCCACCCCTTTTATATGCTAATTCGAAAGTTGATAAAGCTTTTTTAGGGTTTTTAGTTTCTTGATAAAGAGCTACTAATTGAAGCCAATAGTTTTCATTTTTATGCCAAATAGTAACCATCTGTTTTAGGGTATTAATAGACTCTTTATAGTTTTTTAGTTCAATATATGAAGAATATAATATTTGATAGTAACTTTCTTTTTTCTCATTTTTAATAGATTTTTTTATATAAGAGATACTATTTATATAATCTTTATTGTAAAAACTTGCGTATGCTAGACTTTCATTAACTTCTGTTTGGTTTACAAAGCTACTTTTTAATAAAGGTTTTAAGGTTTGAATTGATAATTTGTAGTTACTTTTTGATAAATAGATTTTTCCCAAAGATAGTTTCATACTATCAAGAGTTTTAGGTTCCAATGCATTTAGTTGGATAATCTCTTTATAGTATTTTATTGCATTTGTATAATTATTTGAATTGATTGCAATATTTGCTAAAGTTTGTAATACAAAAGATTTCTCATATCCATTTAAAGTGTTTTTTAAAAGATTCTGAAGCTTACTTTTTGCTTCTTTATTTTTATTTTGTTCAATTAATTTTTGTGATTCAATTAATATCTTATAACTTTTTTTAGACATACTTTTTGACTCTTTTGTATATAAAAAAGAGAAACACAGTAATAAAGCGATTATCATTTTTATCATTTTGCCAACCTAAAATTAAATTTTATAGATGCATCTTTTTCATCTTTAGAGGGTTTAAATCTCCATTTTTTGATTGCAGTAATTGCACTGTCTTCAAAAAAACCTTGAGGGTTAGAATCTAAAATTTTTACATCAGAAACATTACCATTTTTTGAGATGTGAAATTGTAATTGGACATATCCCTCTTTACTTCTAACCTTTGCTCTTCTTGGATATAAAGGATTCACTCTTGTGATAGTTTGTAAATTATTTGCATCAAACAGTCCACTATCTACAGAGATTTGAGCTCCATTTAATGAAGATATTGCAGAGATATCAATATTTTTTGCAACACTTAAAGGTTTGATTTTTATATTTTTATTTATTTTTGTCATTTTTGTTTTTACAATATCAAGTCTTTTGGGCTCAATTTTTTTTACTGGCTCTTTTGGTTTTATTCTTTTCTCTTTTTGAACTTTTATGTCTTTTTGTTCCCTTAAATAATTAAGAACAATTGGCTTTTCTTTTTTTTCTAGAACTGTATTATCAGCAGCAATCATTTGTTGCATTCCAAAAAAGATTCCAACACTTATACATATTGCAAACCCAAAAGAGTAAAGAAGTCTCATGTTAATTCTTTAAAGTAGATACTGAGATATTTGTAATTCCAGCAAGTCTAACTTGATCCATAACTTTTACTAAGGTTCCTGTTTTTGCCTCTTTGTCTGCTTGAATTACAATACTATTTTGTGAGTTAGTTGCTTTTAGTCTCTCTATATTAGCTCTAACTGCTCTTACATCAACCATTCTTTTATCAATCCAAATCTCATTACTATTTCTTATTGCTATTAATATATTTGCTTCAGTTTTTTGTTGACTTGTTGCGGCACTTGGTCTATTTACTTCAATACCAGCTTCTTTGACAAAAGATGTAGTAACAATAAAAAATATAAGCATAATAAAAACAACATCCAACATTGGAGTTAGATTTATTTCAGAATCTTCATTATTTACTTTTTGTGAGAATCGTCTCATTATATAACCTTTGATATATCAATATTTAGTTTCTCTATTTGGTATTTAATAGACAGCTCAAGTCTTTTTTCAAATAAAATTCCACTA is a window of Halarcobacter sp. DNA encoding:
- a CDS encoding TAXI family TRAP transporter solute-binding subunit — translated: MKKFITLFLPIIATIFFAFYFTAQFIQPSPKKEITIATGSKDGNYYKTALEYKKLLEKDKVKVNIITSAGSIENIELLKEKKADIAFIQNGTTFDSNIKDIKSLASIYYEPLWVFYKNEGFTIDYIIQLISKKISIGNMGSGTRDLANKILNDNGINNNNAEILNLNNKEASLALKKGEIDALFIVSSHNSPIINDLLADPKINLFSFKRARAYSRKYTFLEALTLYEGTLDLYKNLPDDNVNILSTTANLIVREDFSEELKRLVLKKVVEVHSKKDLFAKANQFPSSHNMKIELDEEADKYFKYGDTWLEKIFPYWIASNIDRLKILLIPLLTLLFPLFKGVFPLYNWTMRSKIYRWYEKIREIDNEIDKAEKQTLNNYLKDIEKLREEISKETKVPLSFMGEYYNLQLHLDHIDSKIHKQLLN
- a CDS encoding SdiA-regulated domain-containing protein, which gives rise to MNLRKLMLISISIYVLIIFTDLNDIVYAKVNSVKNDIKNVNSSLELSNYKVSIEAKEIKSIKDNLSGITYCNETNTLFAITNSPRDIYELTLDGEILRKIELIGFSDTEGISYLYDNLFAIVDEKNQQVYTFPINKDTKKIDIFHLRDVFTLKINTYENFGYEGVSYNKKDDVIFIVNEKFPSELIKIKNLISKKNMNISFGDGKTVFNNFMGDFSGIYFDSKSEDLLFLSDESKMIAQIDQNGTQLSFIQLEKGFLGLKKNIPQAEGITMDKDDTLYIVSEPNLFYSFKKEKL
- a CDS encoding TonB family protein; this translates as MRLLYSFGFAICISVGIFFGMQQMIAADNTVLEKKEKPIVLNYLREQKDIKVQKEKRIKPKEPVKKIEPKRLDIVKTKMTKINKNIKIKPLSVAKNIDISAISSLNGAQISVDSGLFDANNLQTITRVNPLYPRRAKVRSKEGYVQLQFHISKNGNVSDVKILDSNPQGFFEDSAITAIKKWRFKPSKDEKDASIKFNFRLAK
- a CDS encoding diguanylate cyclase, whose product is MIPTVYDISITNVVSIGIEKTLDEAVDKLSKANLRTIVVENKKQNCFHILTTRELLQFKIENINKDTALYKLNIPKAKALDKNMNLLTVLNYIDFSDEYMVITHKDELLGIVSYTDIVNNIDPQLIMEKQTISSLIHQYKAITTNENSSTFEAISLLKDNSATDAILVLNKEYKPKGIFTTKDFIDVIRYDYDLSKPIKDYMTSPVDTLYDDTTISNAINFIKKKHYKRIVVVNKDGKISGVITQKELLRTFYNKWIELIKEEGSKISKTNEHLMQITSELETKVALDHLTKLYNRKKFDELLDSHIEEFSNLKDETFCMLILDIDDFKLLNDNHGHLFGDEVLKDISKILTTKSRGSDIVARWGGEEFVVILPKTNLEHATFFAEKIRQTIENFDFEKINKVTCSLGLAQFHNSDNKIELFKRADDALYRAKSLGKNRVELEHL
- a CDS encoding class I SAM-dependent methyltransferase; amino-acid sequence: MGLDLYSKIEPFLDFQEEVYELHKEFLSFVMDKNLDNILDIGCGQGYFLENLLINKKNCFGIDLSKQQIEFCKAKGLTNVDSIALEDVTQKYDCATAIFDVINYIPKDILKSFFQDTNKVLNKDGYFIFDVNSYFGFSEVAQGCITINLEDKFIAIDAIFEDEKLITDLVLFSNRDDNLYKKEADSITQYFHEITYLKNLLTTCGFKVEQIKEFNLHGYEEADKLIFICKKI
- the trpS gene encoding tryptophan--tRNA ligase — translated: MRILSGIQPSGTIHIGNYFGMIKKMVESQNDGDLFAFIASYHALTSVKDKEILEKNIFEAVVNFLALGMDPEKSTFWVQSDVKEVLELYWILSNHTSMGLLERAHSYKDKTAKGIQANHGLFSYPVLMAADILLYDSNIVPVGKDQIQHVEMTRDIATSFNNVYGDILVMPEAKVDEVVATVPGTDGAKMSKSYGNTIDMFGTKKGVKKQVMSIVTDSKELDEAKDYTTCNVYKLCELFMSEDELKQLQQRYATPGEGYGHFKLSLLEKINEHFEPFTEKRDYLLNHPAEVKEILDFGAKKARKVASAKMEVIRAAIGL
- a CDS encoding biopolymer transporter ExbD, with product MRRFSQKVNNEDSEINLTPMLDVVFIMLIFFIVTTSFVKEAGIEVNRPSAATSQQKTEANILIAIRNSNEIWIDKRMVDVRAVRANIERLKATNSQNSIVIQADKEAKTGTLVKVMDQVRLAGITNISVSTLKN